A portion of the Scylla paramamosain isolate STU-SP2022 chromosome 2, ASM3559412v1, whole genome shotgun sequence genome contains these proteins:
- the LOC135106715 gene encoding putative nuclease HARBI1 isoform X1: MQQCSSDDFGTSQATISRVIIQTIDALSEPDIVTQFVKFPLTRQEVQVKQEEFMEDYRFPGVVGTIDGTHIRIVAPSVDEHLYVNRKRYHSINVQVVFDAKYRILDVLARWPGSVHDARILDESGLKALFKQNYVPAGCYLLGDSGYPCKEWLLTPYLNPLAGVQTNYNTAHKRTRCVVERGIGQLKRRFHVLHGEVRLSPEKTCKIVYVCALLHNMCKQFNIPMPINEEEEVFHDAAEGDVGADEEEPGEAEIPPNPGRPAGRNGHPFRDYIANLHFRYVLLILINFSECTVLYTVQYSILYTLQYMFTKLINV; the protein is encoded by the exons ATGCAGCAGTGCAGCAGTGACGACTTTGGGACCTCACAAGCAACAATCAGCCGTGTCATTATTCAGACAATTGATGCACTGTCAGAACCAGACATTGTAACTCAATTTGTAAAATTCCCATTGACTCGCCAAGAAGTGCAAGTGAAACAAGAAGAGTTCATGGAAGACTATAGGTTTCCCGGTGTTGTGGGTACCATAGATGGCACACACATTAGAATTGTGGCTCCCAGTGTCGATGAACatttatatgtaaatagaaAACGATACCACAGCATCAATGTGCAAGTCGTATTCGATGCCAAGTACAGGATACTTGATGTTTTGGCACGGTGGCCTGGCTCAGTACATGATGCCAGGATATTGGACGAGTCTGGCTTGAAGGCACTTTTTAAACAAAATTATGTCCCAGCTGGATGCTACCTTCTAGGAGACAGTGGTTATCCTTGCAAGGAGTGGTTGCTGACGCCTTATCTAAACCCTTTGGCTGGCGTTCAGACAAACTATAACAC AGCACACAAGAGGACACGTTGTGTAGTAGAGAGGGGGATTGGCCAGCTCAAGCGACGGTTCCATGTACTTCATGGTGAAGTGCGATTGTCCCCAGAGAAGACATGCAAAATCGTCTATGTCTGTGCTTTGCTTCACAACATGTGCAAGCAGTTTAACATTCCAATGCCTAtcaacgaggaagaggaagtgttcCACGATGCAGCTGAAGGGGACGTAGGTGCAGATGAAGAAGAGCCAGGTGAAGCAGAGATACCTCCTAATCCTGGTAGACCAGCTGGCCGTAACGGACATCCATTTCGAGATTATATTGCCAATCTTCATTTCAGGTATGTGCTACTTATCCTTATCAACTTTTCTGAATGTACTGTACTGTATACTGTACAATACAGTATACTGTATACATTACAATATATGTTcactaaattaataaatgtttaa
- the LOC135106715 gene encoding putative nuclease HARBI1 isoform X2, translating to MQQCSSDDFGTSQATISRVIIQTIDALSEPDIVTQFVKFPLTRQEVQVKQEEFMEDYRFPGVVGTIDGTHIRIVAPSVDEHLYVNRKRYHSINVQVVFDAKYRILDVLARWPGSVHDARILDESGLKALFKQNYVPAGCYLLGDSGYPCKEWLLTPYLNPLAGVQTNYNTAHKRTRCVVERGIGQLKRRFHVLHGEVRLSPEKTCKIVYVCALLHNMCKQFNIPMPINEEEEVFHDAAEGDVGADEEEPGEAEIPPNPGRPAGRNGHPFRDYIANLHFSRPVAE from the exons ATGCAGCAGTGCAGCAGTGACGACTTTGGGACCTCACAAGCAACAATCAGCCGTGTCATTATTCAGACAATTGATGCACTGTCAGAACCAGACATTGTAACTCAATTTGTAAAATTCCCATTGACTCGCCAAGAAGTGCAAGTGAAACAAGAAGAGTTCATGGAAGACTATAGGTTTCCCGGTGTTGTGGGTACCATAGATGGCACACACATTAGAATTGTGGCTCCCAGTGTCGATGAACatttatatgtaaatagaaAACGATACCACAGCATCAATGTGCAAGTCGTATTCGATGCCAAGTACAGGATACTTGATGTTTTGGCACGGTGGCCTGGCTCAGTACATGATGCCAGGATATTGGACGAGTCTGGCTTGAAGGCACTTTTTAAACAAAATTATGTCCCAGCTGGATGCTACCTTCTAGGAGACAGTGGTTATCCTTGCAAGGAGTGGTTGCTGACGCCTTATCTAAACCCTTTGGCTGGCGTTCAGACAAACTATAACAC AGCACACAAGAGGACACGTTGTGTAGTAGAGAGGGGGATTGGCCAGCTCAAGCGACGGTTCCATGTACTTCATGGTGAAGTGCGATTGTCCCCAGAGAAGACATGCAAAATCGTCTATGTCTGTGCTTTGCTTCACAACATGTGCAAGCAGTTTAACATTCCAATGCCTAtcaacgaggaagaggaagtgttcCACGATGCAGCTGAAGGGGACGTAGGTGCAGATGAAGAAGAGCCAGGTGAAGCAGAGATACCTCCTAATCCTGGTAGACCAGCTGGCCGTAACGGACATCCATTTCGAGATTATATTGCCAATCTTCATTTCAG CAGACCAGTGGCTGAGTGA